The Campylobacter showae CSUNSWCD genome contains a region encoding:
- a CDS encoding DUF4214 domain-containing protein codes for MAVTQAQLYVALFNRAPEGAGFNAWVSAGATKTQAQIANDMLKSDAAIAYYGGSIDQDRDFVEMVYKNILGKDYSQDPDGINAWVKHLQLGNSRGDMLVKLFDVATSAIAKAADPVAAKVFENKTEISKYMAEKISNISQNGTGDYNYTPFQEIIRTTNSTNLAEQKVKVDEMANADFHTLTTSADTVNGTAKTDVIKAVASSVFSENTLNPEDKIDGGAGNDTLSVTMNTNFNGFTTGELKNVENLNLINNGGALKEFNANGVTGLKSAKLDGNNAVRVINLANIIDFSVADLKNDYITLTYQSGTVSGNTDEQNLTLDNVGASTPIGMLSNSISTTFSGIETLNIKTQGRASYIKNVNTENVKVSGDASLDVAVAANTRSFDASGLKAKLVANLVNSKSVLENIKGGSADDRIKADIDASTIGVLRVDGGNGYDTLEFDNLTGGLDTARKLVTASVEHLIFKNATVANTAVPAVIDLERSPDVTKLTIGLKDTQASDTKVNIINSKVDTLDYITNTKSGNLVTIDSVALKTINYVNDNPYDTQLGSISAAEATSLNVNLKGIMSGNAKVTANKATYINLNIDSLDVVSKGLSFEAEKATTMKIVSVQKDSVFKANDNNMKALQNLDIATAGRFDFTGDPEKLESLSTINLKGTSEKSSATVVAGTALSIQDINLTADHLQATMEKQGYQSLNATLNTQGTINAFLNNNTQGEVKFDIEHAGSVNIVNNSVNIQKFILVGGGNTETFVKNSFVIKGGTAHQTVLGNIYADKMNVDFGQTLGLTDLQGILVANDITLKISQITGANGNIQVAMAGARNFKADIEGSVKGDKLDISYSNHATLNTVENIKVSGDLGAGYDIYSLNTANTTNTVRTIDLSGLKNVEKGTITLDNSNTNLLSLKATGGDDKVTLIDNMLTNNVANNVDIDLGAGDDEIITKDLVANKTVTINGGAGNDLFDVRGSKTDVDASKYVVIGDVSGGDKIKFDDLVQASGFERVQDNVVKDATTLKEAINLAIASNQSASPILNKVFYFTYAGDTYVVHNATSNAVGTPDTLTANDTVVKLAGVRSDDLILTADYTENTLNIN; via the coding sequence GAAGGCGCGGGCTTTAACGCATGGGTAAGCGCAGGAGCAACTAAAACTCAAGCGCAGATAGCTAATGATATGCTAAAATCGGATGCGGCTATAGCGTATTACGGCGGTAGCATAGATCAAGATAGAGACTTTGTAGAGATGGTCTACAAGAACATCTTGGGCAAAGATTATTCTCAAGACCCTGACGGCATTAATGCCTGGGTAAAACACCTTCAACTTGGAAACTCAAGAGGCGATATGCTTGTAAAACTTTTTGACGTTGCTACTTCTGCAATAGCCAAAGCAGCAGATCCTGTAGCGGCAAAAGTATTTGAGAATAAGACCGAAATTTCTAAATATATGGCGGAGAAAATTTCAAATATTAGTCAAAACGGTACAGGCGATTACAACTATACGCCATTCCAAGAGATAATTAGAACTACAAATTCTACAAATTTGGCTGAGCAAAAAGTCAAGGTAGACGAGATGGCAAATGCTGATTTCCATACGCTTACTACTTCAGCGGATACTGTTAATGGTACGGCTAAAACTGATGTCATAAAAGCTGTCGCAAGCTCTGTATTTTCCGAAAATACTCTTAATCCTGAGGACAAAATTGACGGTGGCGCAGGAAACGACACTCTAAGCGTTACTATGAATACAAATTTTAATGGGTTTACTACTGGCGAGCTAAAAAATGTAGAAAATTTAAACCTAATAAACAATGGCGGAGCGCTTAAGGAGTTTAACGCTAACGGTGTTACTGGCCTTAAGAGTGCCAAACTTGACGGAAATAATGCAGTTAGAGTTATTAACTTGGCTAATATTATTGACTTTAGCGTAGCTGACCTTAAAAATGACTACATAACGCTAACATATCAGTCTGGTACCGTATCTGGCAACACTGATGAGCAAAATTTAACTCTTGATAACGTAGGCGCAAGTACTCCTATCGGTATGCTGTCAAATTCTATTTCCACTACATTTAGCGGCATAGAGACTTTAAATATCAAGACTCAAGGTAGAGCAAGTTATATTAAAAATGTAAATACTGAAAACGTTAAGGTTTCTGGTGACGCAAGTCTGGATGTCGCCGTTGCCGCAAACACTAGGAGCTTTGATGCTTCTGGCTTGAAGGCCAAATTGGTTGCCAACTTAGTTAATTCAAAATCAGTGCTAGAAAACATAAAAGGCGGTAGCGCTGACGACAGAATAAAAGCAGACATTGATGCAAGCACTATTGGTGTTTTACGCGTTGATGGCGGAAATGGCTATGATACTTTAGAATTCGATAACTTAACTGGAGGCCTTGATACCGCAAGAAAACTTGTTACGGCTTCTGTTGAGCATTTAATATTTAAAAATGCTACAGTTGCCAATACAGCTGTCCCTGCCGTCATTGACTTAGAAAGATCGCCTGACGTAACCAAACTAACTATAGGTTTAAAAGATACTCAGGCTTCAGATACAAAAGTAAATATTATAAATTCTAAGGTGGATACTTTAGACTATATAACAAATACTAAAAGCGGCAATCTTGTTACTATAGACTCTGTTGCCCTAAAAACTATCAATTATGTTAATGACAACCCGTATGATACGCAATTGGGAAGCATTAGTGCCGCAGAAGCCACAAGCCTTAATGTTAACTTAAAAGGCATTATGTCAGGAAACGCAAAAGTTACTGCCAATAAAGCTACGTATATAAATCTTAATATAGACTCTTTGGATGTCGTTTCTAAAGGCCTTAGCTTTGAGGCTGAAAAGGCAACTACTATGAAAATTGTAAGTGTTCAAAAAGATAGTGTATTTAAAGCTAACGATAATAACATGAAAGCGTTGCAAAATCTTGATATTGCTACGGCTGGTAGATTTGATTTCACAGGCGACCCCGAAAAACTTGAGTCTCTATCTACTATTAATCTAAAAGGAACGTCTGAAAAGTCATCAGCTACCGTAGTTGCTGGCACTGCTTTATCTATCCAGGATATAAACTTGACGGCAGATCATTTGCAGGCTACTATGGAAAAACAAGGATACCAATCTCTAAACGCTACTTTAAATACGCAAGGTACAATTAATGCGTTTTTAAACAACAACACTCAAGGCGAAGTAAAATTTGATATCGAGCATGCGGGATCTGTAAATATTGTTAACAATAGCGTTAATATTCAAAAATTTATATTAGTCGGCGGTGGAAATACTGAAACTTTCGTAAAAAATAGTTTTGTTATAAAGGGCGGCACTGCGCATCAAACGGTGCTTGGCAATATCTATGCAGATAAAATGAATGTAGATTTTGGTCAAACTCTTGGACTAACTGATTTGCAGGGGATTTTAGTTGCAAACGATATAACACTTAAAATTTCACAAATAACAGGAGCAAATGGCAATATACAAGTTGCAATGGCTGGGGCTAGAAATTTTAAAGCGGATATAGAAGGTTCCGTAAAAGGCGATAAACTTGACATCTCCTACAGCAACCACGCCACTCTTAATACCGTTGAAAACATTAAAGTTTCGGGTGATTTGGGTGCAGGCTATGATATTTATAGTCTAAATACTGCAAATACTACCAATACGGTAAGAACTATCGACTTAAGCGGACTTAAAAATGTTGAAAAAGGTACTATAACCTTAGATAACTCTAATACAAATTTGTTATCGCTAAAGGCCACTGGCGGGGACGATAAGGTTACGCTTATTGACAATATGCTTACCAACAACGTTGCAAACAATGTTGATATTGACCTTGGCGCAGGCGACGACGAGATTATCACAAAAGATCTAGTTGCCAACAAAACCGTTACTATAAACGGCGGTGCAGGAAATGATTTATTTGACGTTAGAGGCTCTAAGACTGATGTCGATGCTAGCAAATACGTAGTAATAGGCGATGTTTCTGGTGGCGATAAGATCAAATTTGACGATTTAGTACAAGCTTCAGGATTTGAGAGAGTACAAGACAACGTAGTAAAAGATGCTACGACGCTTAAAGAGGCGATTAATCTTGCAATAGCAAGCAACCAATCCGCTTCTCCAATTTTGAATAAAGTATTCTATTTTACATATGCTGGAGATACGTATGTCGTTCATAATGCAACATCAAATGCTGTAGGTACGCCAGACACTCTAACCGCTAACGATACGGTTGTTAAACTAGCTGGTGTACGATCAGATGACCTTATTCTTACTGCAGACTACACAGAAAACACATTGAATATCAACTAG
- a CDS encoding DUF4214 domain-containing protein, translated as MAVTQAQVAQLYVALFNRAAEGEGLRNWMADGANKTMAQVADTMLQAPAVKTYFNGAIDNDKDFVEMIYKNVLGKDYTQDPNGIDSWVLHLQLGHSRGETLVKLFEVAQSDIARAADPVAAKVFDNKIAISEYVSQRIGNVDKDEEGNYNYTLFKQIISETNAYNLAQQKRLVDDAVKVNFTTNVDDINGNNSDNIFETVVSGFMGKNTFQPADKLDGKGGNDTLKVSLDTNFTGLTTGSVKNIENLEITNTSNAVRYFNMNNMEDVQNVVMIGDYASRLTNEAKIVTLSANDIKRGEIAIVYNPSTVAGSNDSQELVLENVGNKTDDLVSNPAYNYYKNHVGVKFDGIENLNITTRTQESYIKDVNNKNITVKGNVNLDIKTGTDVESLDASGFTGNLTAELKTSTQLKSVKGGSGKDLFKFNGIAGANPDLVIDGGANDDSIEFEDLSGTRRLNSSNVENVTFVKGNNGTLDLANAQDVKSVTVVENNNTVNVTNSAITTLNIDTDYVENTRVNVTTATLDTINFTDRDLSTYRVPNFATTKKIVANSATKLTMNIDKYSNVSDLGGGEQSLEATSLKTLNMNIEKSADETKYSVDSFRLIDTASLETINYVNEGKDFELRVNSALQALDKLATLNVKTASSFNIKDLSTSNEAHLRNISEISLQGIIKSDDTTDSDVVLGNLGHNSSLHGINLTAKQLGVLSVGNVITNTQINARFNVNLEDIRDNATIGNIKSGNTVIIAKTLAKDLNVGNIDADTIATQSTDNLRMAIFDVKGGVSIGNIVNLSSLDGDYRNIKKAFTLGNITNSKEKSAILLNFENMKDSVTIGNTGGIKASEIKIVAKNVEKTFKVADIDLMATATNGKAHEANLSLDGIKDIVTIGNISNLNSLNGDFKNLGDKINIGNISGTQIDSTATLKFTNVKDSVTVGTFGNGDQNEGTTYTVTADKLAKELKVGAITIKESPNFYDIHKSAVNITSGVTEGKVTIGNIDTGADSKVTIDLSKSLQANVVGSIKGGEIVYKGSAITPSNAVTLEVASTDKINVDSKIDVTGSVGQDEFVFKSTVKAETFTVTGTLGDGEDKYTLDLVASNNLKTVNLSGLKSAEHGVIDLTTVLTTNKQSLSLVATDGKDVITVGAITVAGTTEKPNVVTIDGGRGVDTFKLNAAVTDANASKYVSLVNIEKGDKIELGATVSQWAKYTATDLNAEATLKDAVNKVLTDDAATVANKVWAFTYKNDTYLVKDTDGGNSALTASDNLVKLAGYNIEDLNPSLDSGVLTI; from the coding sequence ATGGCAGTAACACAAGCACAAGTTGCACAGCTTTACGTAGCGTTATTTAATCGTGCGGCAGAAGGAGAAGGCCTTAGAAACTGGATGGCTGACGGCGCCAACAAAACTATGGCGCAAGTTGCCGATACTATGCTTCAAGCCCCTGCGGTAAAAACATATTTTAACGGTGCTATCGACAATGATAAAGACTTTGTAGAGATGATCTATAAAAACGTCTTAGGAAAAGATTACACCCAAGATCCAAACGGTATCGATTCATGGGTTCTTCACCTACAACTAGGTCACAGCAGAGGCGAAACTCTAGTTAAATTATTTGAAGTAGCGCAGTCTGATATAGCAAGAGCCGCAGACCCTGTAGCTGCTAAAGTATTTGACAACAAGATAGCTATATCGGAATACGTTTCTCAAAGAATAGGCAACGTAGATAAGGACGAAGAAGGCAATTACAATTATACGCTATTTAAACAAATCATTAGTGAAACAAACGCTTATAACCTAGCTCAGCAAAAAAGACTAGTCGATGATGCAGTGAAAGTAAATTTCACTACAAACGTGGATGATATTAACGGCAACAATAGCGACAATATTTTTGAAACCGTCGTAAGCGGCTTTATGGGCAAAAATACTTTCCAGCCAGCAGACAAACTTGACGGAAAAGGCGGCAACGATACGCTAAAAGTATCACTTGATACGAACTTTACAGGCCTAACTACCGGTAGTGTTAAAAATATCGAAAATCTTGAAATTACAAACACTTCAAATGCTGTTAGATATTTCAATATGAACAACATGGAAGATGTTCAAAACGTGGTTATGATAGGCGACTATGCTTCAAGACTAACAAATGAAGCAAAAATCGTAACCTTGTCTGCTAATGATATTAAAAGAGGCGAGATAGCGATAGTGTACAACCCAAGCACCGTTGCCGGCTCAAATGACTCTCAAGAGTTGGTATTAGAAAACGTAGGAAATAAAACTGACGATTTGGTTTCAAATCCTGCTTACAATTACTATAAAAATCACGTAGGCGTTAAATTTGACGGTATTGAAAATCTAAACATCACCACAAGAACCCAAGAGAGCTATATCAAAGATGTAAATAATAAAAACATAACCGTGAAAGGAAATGTAAATTTAGACATTAAAACCGGTACAGACGTGGAGAGCTTAGATGCTTCAGGCTTTACTGGAAATTTGACGGCCGAACTAAAAACTTCTACTCAGCTAAAGAGCGTAAAAGGCGGTAGCGGTAAGGATCTATTTAAATTTAACGGTATAGCTGGAGCGAATCCTGATCTAGTCATAGACGGTGGCGCTAACGATGATAGCATAGAGTTTGAGGATCTATCCGGAACTAGAAGATTAAACTCAAGTAACGTAGAAAACGTAACGTTCGTAAAAGGCAACAACGGTACTCTAGATCTAGCCAATGCCCAAGACGTGAAGTCTGTAACGGTCGTAGAGAATAATAACACCGTAAATGTTACAAATTCAGCGATTACTACTTTAAACATCGACACTGATTATGTAGAGAATACAAGGGTAAACGTAACTACGGCTACTTTAGATACCATAAATTTCACCGATCGCGACTTGAGTACTTACCGCGTGCCAAATTTTGCGACTACAAAGAAAATAGTCGCCAATAGCGCTACCAAGCTTACTATGAACATAGACAAATACTCAAATGTGAGCGACTTGGGCGGCGGCGAGCAGTCTTTGGAGGCTACGAGTTTAAAGACTTTAAATATGAACATAGAAAAATCAGCAGACGAGACCAAGTATAGCGTCGATAGCTTTAGACTAATCGATACAGCATCTCTCGAGACTATTAACTATGTAAATGAGGGTAAGGATTTTGAACTGCGAGTAAATAGTGCACTCCAAGCACTTGATAAACTAGCCACATTAAACGTAAAAACTGCTTCTAGCTTTAACATAAAAGATTTGAGCACAAGTAACGAGGCTCATTTGAGAAATATCTCCGAAATCAGTCTTCAAGGTATTATCAAATCTGACGATACAACTGACTCTGATGTTGTTTTGGGTAACTTGGGCCACAACAGCTCGCTTCACGGCATAAATTTGACCGCTAAACAGCTCGGCGTACTAAGCGTAGGTAACGTAATAACCAATACTCAAATAAACGCTAGATTTAACGTAAATTTAGAAGATATTAGAGACAATGCAACTATTGGCAATATAAAATCAGGTAATACTGTAATAATCGCTAAAACTTTAGCAAAAGACTTAAATGTGGGCAACATAGATGCCGATACTATAGCCACCCAAAGTACCGATAACCTAAGAATGGCTATATTTGATGTTAAGGGCGGCGTAAGCATTGGAAACATAGTTAATTTAAGTTCCCTTGACGGCGACTACAGAAATATTAAAAAGGCATTTACTTTAGGAAATATCACAAATTCAAAGGAAAAATCTGCAATATTGCTAAATTTCGAAAATATGAAAGATAGCGTAACTATCGGTAATACTGGTGGTATAAAGGCTAGCGAAATAAAAATCGTGGCAAAAAATGTAGAAAAAACTTTTAAAGTAGCAGATATTGATCTAATGGCAACCGCTACCAACGGTAAAGCTCATGAGGCCAATCTATCACTAGACGGTATCAAAGACATCGTAACTATAGGCAACATCTCAAATCTAAATTCGCTAAACGGCGACTTTAAAAATTTGGGTGATAAGATTAATATCGGCAACATCAGCGGTACTCAAATAGACTCTACTGCTACGCTTAAATTTACTAATGTAAAAGATTCCGTGACCGTAGGTACTTTTGGCAATGGCGACCAAAATGAAGGCACTACATATACAGTAACAGCCGATAAACTAGCAAAAGAGTTAAAAGTAGGTGCTATAACTATAAAAGAGTCCCCAAATTTCTATGACATTCATAAGAGTGCGGTAAATATTACCTCTGGCGTAACGGAAGGTAAGGTGACGATAGGCAATATCGATACCGGTGCCGATTCTAAAGTAACGATAGATCTAAGCAAGTCTCTACAGGCTAATGTCGTAGGAAGTATCAAAGGCGGCGAGATCGTCTATAAAGGCTCTGCTATAACGCCTAGCAATGCCGTAACTCTAGAAGTAGCTTCAACAGATAAGATAAACGTAGACTCAAAGATAGATGTAACCGGCTCTGTTGGACAAGACGAATTCGTGTTTAAATCAACTGTAAAAGCCGAAACATTTACGGTAACTGGAACTCTAGGCGACGGCGAAGATAAATATACTCTCGATCTAGTTGCTTCAAATAATCTAAAAACTGTAAATTTGAGCGGACTAAAGAGTGCCGAACACGGCGTTATCGATTTAACGACCGTATTGACCACAAATAAGCAATCGCTAAGCCTAGTGGCAACTGACGGCAAAGACGTGATCACTGTCGGTGCGATAACAGTTGCAGGCACTACGGAAAAACCTAACGTAGTCACTATCGACGGCGGTAGAGGCGTAGATACGTTTAAGTTAAATGCCGCAGTAACTGACGCAAATGCTAGCAAATATGTATCTCTAGTCAATATCGAAAAAGGCGACAAGATCGAGCTGGGTGCCACCGTAAGCCAGTGGGCTAAATATACAGCTACGGATCTAAATGCGGAAGCTACGCTAAAAGATGCTGTAAATAAGGTATTAACAGACGATGCCGCTACTGTGGCTAATAAAGTATGGGCATTTACTTATAAAAATGATACATACTTAGTAAAAGATACTGATGGTGGAAATTCGGCTCTTACGGCTAGCGATAATCTAGTAAAACTAGCAGGCTACAATATCGAAGATTTGAATCCATCATTGGATAGCGGCGTACTTACTATATAA
- a CDS encoding DUF4214 domain-containing protein, translating to MAVTQAQVAQLYVALFNRAPEGAGFNAWVNAGANTTIARMANDMLSSPAAVAYFNGSIDHDRDFVEMLYKNILGKDYSQDPDGINAWVKHLQLGNSRGDTVAKLFEVATSAIAKAADPVAAKVFENKTAISQYMAEKIADIPADQSGAYDYSLFQDIIATTNNTNLDEQKAKIDALIAPTIHNLSAGANDVSGTGKSDVFNGAVSATVGQTTFKATDKLDGKGGNDTLNLDLYTNFYGMTNGTGEVKNIENLNLTNKTNGDLRFDTKYIHNLETITLNGENKIDIINPENKVKLLINDLKLSGNTDSGRLNLIYNTDVLAGSNDNQEIVVNNVNMDKDARINITTVNGDHIEALTINAVGGASKLTKFTSNTIRQPDQVASIKTMHIKGTADLTVDTTDGLYSFDASEYKGNKLIANVKANGYVQSIKGSGQDDVFNVTGASGRIIPIDGGAGKDTVNFIDAIYGNQHVEMTGVEVLNINTSASVLDFTRAQEITELGINGSYANVNILNSKIAKVNAKATYSTNVTINNSTDIRDFVIEKGNSGSITANGTEKLNVKVANASDVPANQGTTMATVASNTVKELDFTLENSTSTGSYFYSTINNAFALETLNVVNKTDKDITAGITAANASGSNNTNAYNLKTLNVETKGDYTISDKLSGISKINLKGTGDDTSVTLSTLGDKTYLPIPLQGVQDITLNAEGLKDLTVAQGDYIYTTRDVNLTYTTDKKDGNVVYGNIGSKDGPNAYTVNNVNINANGQKTLNVAAINAAGDVNLTTHFTQKGSTADYGYVIGRNVTLNHTSKANLTDGEVKINGVVKATGNLDVTASGYKVLQLGSGSSDIAVGGSANIKTVATVAQSTTNIKGIVGATKGLAVSASAASGVTDAVLTYGDLSASAKDVSVNVSNQKSVTIGNVSATGLLDTVNNKDHRGDVNITTTTSIQDALVKVGNVNSSAKDVTLKFSGQETLVVGTISADDPSTGVKNFGKVNVDVRTNDNDATATFGFITGTSVNLNVNNLKSLTVGGVAATDGDVMISTGTNTYLETASFTSVSGKNVTMDVANVTAPIIGTTSVRAHSSVTIKGYAGDAVSKYNIDIISWATNTDDVNFVANLTNVKGSITSTNYSEQVKTLTIKGGVTNPSSLKSAGQNSDLSIDTDALMGLKTIDLSGYTNASGKTELTVGSNNVSLTTIKGATTATEIEINSESLKSVETAAGNDKVTIGTAQANDINISLGAGDDYIEFASGAELTSDKKFVISGGAGKDTFKLAEAKTDATASKYVTISDIGRGDKIDLGTATAFAKYTATDLDSEASLLAAANKVLTSAAANTANKVWAFSYGNETYLVRDNDGSSTELSADDNLVKLAGLSHFDVFDANLNANELTVTNA from the coding sequence ATGGCAGTAACACAAGCACAAGTTGCACAGCTTTACGTAGCGTTATTTAACCGTGCCCCAGAAGGCGCAGGCTTTAACGCATGGGTAAACGCGGGAGCAAATACCACGATAGCACGGATGGCTAACGATATGCTATCTTCCCCTGCAGCCGTAGCTTATTTTAACGGCAGCATAGATCACGATAGAGATTTCGTAGAAATGCTTTATAAAAATATCTTGGGCAAAGACTATTCTCAAGATCCAGACGGTATTAATGCCTGGGTAAAACACCTTCAATTAGGCAACTCAAGAGGCGACACCGTAGCCAAGCTATTTGAAGTAGCTACTTCTGCAATAGCAAAGGCGGCAGATCCGGTAGCGGCGAAAGTATTTGAAAATAAAACAGCCATTTCTCAGTATATGGCTGAAAAAATAGCCGACATTCCAGCCGATCAAAGCGGAGCGTACGACTACTCTTTATTCCAAGATATAATAGCGACTACAAACAATACCAACCTAGACGAACAAAAGGCAAAAATAGACGCCCTTATAGCTCCTACTATTCACAACCTTTCAGCAGGCGCTAACGATGTAAGCGGAACCGGCAAATCAGACGTATTTAACGGAGCCGTATCTGCTACTGTCGGACAAACTACCTTTAAAGCTACCGATAAACTAGACGGTAAAGGCGGAAACGATACTTTAAATTTAGACCTATACACTAACTTCTACGGAATGACTAACGGAACCGGAGAGGTTAAGAATATAGAGAATCTAAATTTAACCAACAAGACTAACGGCGATTTAAGATTTGATACTAAATATATCCACAACCTAGAAACCATCACCTTAAACGGCGAGAATAAGATAGACATTATCAACCCGGAGAATAAAGTAAAACTTCTTATTAACGATCTAAAACTAAGCGGAAATACTGACTCTGGAAGACTTAATCTAATATACAACACGGACGTATTAGCCGGAAGCAACGATAACCAGGAAATCGTTGTAAATAATGTAAACATGGATAAAGATGCTAGAATAAACATAACTACCGTTAACGGAGACCATATAGAAGCTCTAACCATTAACGCCGTAGGAGGAGCTAGCAAGTTAACTAAATTTACTTCAAACACGATTAGACAACCAGACCAAGTTGCAAGCATAAAGACTATGCACATAAAAGGAACGGCTGATCTAACGGTAGATACTACGGACGGACTATATAGCTTTGACGCTAGCGAATATAAAGGCAATAAACTAATCGCAAACGTAAAAGCCAACGGATACGTTCAAAGCATAAAAGGCAGCGGACAAGACGACGTATTTAACGTAACCGGAGCCAGCGGCAGAATCATACCTATCGACGGAGGAGCCGGCAAGGATACGGTAAACTTCATAGACGCTATATATGGAAACCAACACGTAGAAATGACCGGCGTTGAAGTACTAAATATCAACACTAGCGCTTCCGTACTAGACTTTACTAGAGCGCAAGAGATAACCGAGCTAGGTATCAACGGAAGTTATGCTAATGTAAATATACTTAACTCTAAGATAGCAAAAGTAAACGCAAAAGCCACCTACTCTACAAACGTAACTATAAACAATAGTACCGATATAAGAGATTTCGTTATAGAAAAAGGCAACAGCGGCAGCATAACCGCAAACGGAACAGAAAAGCTAAACGTAAAAGTAGCCAACGCTAGCGACGTACCCGCAAACCAAGGCACTACTATGGCAACCGTAGCCTCAAATACCGTAAAAGAGCTAGACTTTACTCTAGAGAACTCCACTAGTACGGGCAGTTATTTTTATAGCACCATAAACAATGCGTTTGCTCTTGAAACGCTAAACGTAGTAAATAAGACCGACAAAGATATTACGGCTGGCATTACGGCGGCAAACGCTTCAGGAAGCAATAATACTAACGCCTACAACCTAAAGACTCTAAACGTAGAGACAAAGGGAGATTATACTATAAGCGATAAGCTAAGCGGTATCAGTAAAATCAACCTAAAAGGCACAGGCGACGATACTAGCGTAACTCTTAGCACATTAGGCGACAAGACATACCTTCCGATCCCTCTTCAAGGCGTTCAGGATATTACTTTAAATGCTGAAGGATTGAAGGATTTAACAGTAGCCCAAGGCGATTATATCTACACCACTAGAGACGTAAATTTGACATATACTACAGACAAGAAAGACGGCAACGTGGTATATGGCAATATCGGTTCGAAAGATGGCCCGAACGCATATACAGTTAACAACGTAAATATAAACGCGAATGGACAAAAAACATTAAATGTAGCTGCTATAAATGCTGCAGGTGATGTAAATTTGACTACGCATTTTACGCAAAAAGGCTCTACGGCAGATTACGGCTATGTTATCGGTAGAAACGTAACCCTAAATCACACTTCAAAAGCCAACTTAACTGACGGCGAAGTGAAAATCAACGGCGTTGTAAAAGCGACCGGCAATCTAGACGTAACGGCTAGCGGATATAAGGTTTTACAGCTAGGCTCCGGCAGTAGCGACATAGCAGTCGGCGGTTCTGCTAATATCAAAACCGTAGCTACCGTTGCGCAAAGCACTACAAATATCAAAGGTATAGTCGGAGCGACTAAAGGGTTGGCTGTAAGCGCAAGTGCCGCTTCCGGCGTAACAGACGCAGTTTTAACATACGGAGATCTGTCTGCAAGCGCTAAAGACGTAAGCGTAAACGTATCAAATCAAAAATCCGTAACTATAGGCAATGTAAGCGCCACAGGGCTTTTAGACACCGTAAATAATAAGGATCACAGAGGCGACGTAAATATCACGACTACTACAAGCATACAAGATGCTTTGGTCAAAGTAGGCAATGTTAATTCGTCCGCTAAAGACGTAACTCTCAAGTTTAGCGGTCAAGAAACATTAGTGGTTGGCACCATATCTGCCGACGATCCATCTACTGGCGTTAAAAATTTCGGTAAAGTAAATGTCGACGTTAGAACTAACGACAATGATGCTACAGCAACATTTGGGTTTATAACCGGCACTAGCGTAAATTTGAACGTAAATAATCTAAAATCATTGACCGTAGGCGGTGTGGCGGCAACGGATGGCGACGTGATGATAAGTACCGGAACAAATACCTATCTAGAGACCGCATCATTTACGAGCGTAAGCGGTAAAAACGTAACCATGGACGTGGCTAACGTTACAGCGCCTATAATCGGCACTACAAGCGTAAGAGCTCATAGTAGCGTAACAATCAAGGGTTATGCGGGAGATGCCGTAAGTAAGTACAATATAGATATAATCAGCTGGGCGACCAATACGGATGACGTAAATTTCGTTGCAAATTTAACCAACGTCAAGGGAAGTATCACATCGACCAATTACAGCGAGCAAGTCAAAACTTTAACTATAAAAGGCGGTGTAACAAATCCTTCTAGCTTGAAGAGCGCCGGTCAAAATTCTGACTTGTCGATAGATACAGATGCCTTAATGGGACTAAAAACCATCGATCTAAGCGGCTATACAAATGCTAGCGGCAAGACCGAATTAACCGTGGGTTCTAACAATGTCTCACTGACTACTATCAAGGGCGCTACTACAGCCACTGAAATAGAGATAAATTCTGAATCCTTAAAGAGCGTAGAAACCGCTGCCGGAAACGACAAGGTAACTATTGGCACGGCTCAAGCAAACGATATCAATATAAGCCTAGGCGCCGGCGACGACTATATAGAATTTGCTAGCGGAGCGGAGCTAACTAGCGATAAAAAATTCGTTATAAGCGGCGGAGCGGGTAAAGATACGTTTAAGTTAGCTGAAGCAAAAACAGATGCCACTGCTAGCAAATACGTAACCATTTCCGATATCGGTAGAGGCGATAAGATAGACCTGGGCACCGCTACTGCTTTTGCAAAATATACTGCAACTGATTTGGATAGCGAAGCTAGCTTATTGGCGGCTGCAAATAAGGTATTAACTAGCGCCGCTGCTAACACTGCTAATAAAGTTTGGGCGTTCTCATACGGCAACGAAACTTATCTAGTACGTGATAACGACGGTTCAAGCACTGAATTAAGTGCCGACGATAATCTAGTTAAGCTTGCTGGATTGTCGCATTTTGACGTATTTGACGCAAACCTAAATGCAAACGAGCTAACCGTAACAAATGCCTAA